A window of Chlorobium phaeobacteroides DSM 266 genomic DNA:
AACTATCCCAAAGGGACGTATGGAAAAGGTTACGGGATATACAAGATTCCGGGAGGTCTGGGTGATATTGCCGTTATCAATCTTCAGGGCAGAACATTCATGTATCCGATAGACTGTCCGTTCAGAACTGCGGACTGGGTGATCAAACAGTTGAAAGACCAGGTTCGGTATATTTTCGTTGATATCCACGCAGAGGCAACCGCTGAAAAAATTGCTCTTGGCTGGTATCTTGACGGCAGGGTCTCAGCGGTTATCGGCACCCATACCCATGTTCAGACGGCAGATGAACGTATTTTACCAAAAGGGACAGGCTATTGCACCGATGTGGGCATGACCGGTCCTCAAACCTCGGTGATCGGCATGCAGATCAAGTCTGCTGTTGACAGAATGCTTTATCAGACGCCCCACAAATATGAGTGCGCAGAGGATGATGTGCATTTTTCAGCAGTAGTGGTGACGTTTGAAGCGGAAAAGGGAAAAACCGTTGCCATCGAGCGGATTTTCTATCCTGAGTTCGATCGGGGGATGTCGTAAAAATACCCGGTCAGCTTGTCAGCACGATTCTGTTTTCAAGGGAATTGATGCTGTATATGATGAAACACGAAAGGCAGTGGTTGTTCCTTGTTCAGCAGAAACAAACACTGCCCGTTGTGAAACATCGTGCAAGGCATGCAGAGAACGCTTTGTTTATCGCTTGCCC
This region includes:
- a CDS encoding TIGR00282 family metallophosphoesterase produces the protein MGQKIVKVMFIGDVVGNPGLKMVDLLLKNFIKKYSVDFVICNGENAHNGKGMSLESLNQLLEAGVQVVTGGNHTWSNFNFFETLKTHPQVLRPQNYPKGTYGKGYGIYKIPGGLGDIAVINLQGRTFMYPIDCPFRTADWVIKQLKDQVRYIFVDIHAEATAEKIALGWYLDGRVSAVIGTHTHVQTADERILPKGTGYCTDVGMTGPQTSVIGMQIKSAVDRMLYQTPHKYECAEDDVHFSAVVVTFEAEKGKTVAIERIFYPEFDRGMS